Proteins from one Salinispora arenicola genomic window:
- a CDS encoding FAD-dependent oxidoreductase, with amino-acid sequence MSRNRPHVLIIGAGTGGLCLAQGLRQAGIAVTVYERYRTRGDGLLGYRIGIGPTGSRALRECLPPELFHTFVATCARSPHYFNVITQRLRQTASFPLRPDTDPVNTERSVARMTLRQVLLTGLEDVVHFDKTLTRYEQRDDGSVTAHFADGDSATGDLLVGADGTHSAVRRQYLPHAVTRDAGTINIATRIPFTEEVRALLPERIEKGISLIFGAGGVMGVLHVMEFPWDSDGELKSGLDPADAAVLRRWPGRTHDSTRDNVNLVIWSTARRFPPDIMRLRDADLIRVALGLTRNWHPHLRQLLTRADPASALPVKVSTSEPVPPWKSSTVTLVGDAIHTMTPGRGVGANTALRDAALLSRQLCLAAAEEKTLLQAVADYEAAMLPYGFARVADSLNRSGTSGDDRMYKPVVGRLALLGARGYFGVTSRVPRLARRFVEDFYSYRGEEED; translated from the coding sequence GTGTCCCGCAACCGACCGCACGTGCTCATCATCGGGGCTGGGACCGGTGGGCTCTGCCTAGCGCAGGGACTGCGCCAGGCCGGGATCGCCGTGACCGTCTACGAGCGGTACCGCACTCGGGGGGACGGCCTCCTCGGATACCGGATCGGCATCGGACCGACCGGTAGCCGGGCGCTGCGCGAGTGCCTGCCGCCCGAACTGTTCCACACCTTTGTGGCCACCTGCGCCCGTTCCCCCCACTACTTCAACGTCATCACCCAACGACTGAGGCAGACCGCGTCGTTCCCGCTGCGGCCGGACACCGACCCGGTGAACACCGAACGCTCCGTCGCCCGGATGACCCTGCGCCAGGTCCTGCTCACCGGGCTGGAGGACGTGGTCCACTTCGACAAGACCCTCACCCGATACGAGCAGCGTGACGATGGCAGCGTCACGGCACACTTCGCCGACGGGGACAGCGCCACCGGAGACCTACTGGTGGGTGCCGACGGCACCCACTCGGCGGTCCGGCGCCAGTACCTGCCGCACGCCGTCACCCGCGACGCGGGCACCATCAACATCGCCACCCGGATCCCGTTCACCGAGGAGGTGCGGGCACTACTACCGGAGCGGATCGAGAAGGGCATCTCTCTCATCTTCGGCGCCGGTGGCGTCATGGGGGTCCTGCACGTGATGGAGTTCCCCTGGGACAGCGATGGCGAGCTCAAGAGTGGGCTCGACCCGGCCGACGCGGCAGTGCTCCGACGCTGGCCCGGACGGACTCACGACAGCACCCGCGACAATGTGAACCTGGTCATCTGGAGCACCGCCCGGCGGTTCCCACCCGACATCATGCGGCTCCGCGACGCCGACCTGATCCGGGTCGCGCTCGGACTGACCCGTAACTGGCATCCACACCTGCGTCAGTTGCTGACCCGCGCCGATCCGGCCAGTGCCCTGCCGGTCAAGGTCTCCACCAGTGAGCCGGTTCCACCGTGGAAGAGCAGCACCGTCACCCTGGTCGGCGACGCGATCCATACGATGACGCCGGGGCGCGGGGTGGGCGCGAACACCGCCCTACGGGACGCCGCCCTGTTGTCCCGCCAGTTGTGTCTGGCCGCCGCCGAGGAGAAGACGCTGTTGCAGGCGGTCGCCGACTACGAGGCGGCCATGCTTCCGTACGGTTTCGCACGGGTAGCCGACTCGTTGAACCGCAGCGGCACCAGCGGCGACGACCGCATGTACAAGCCTGTCGTCGGCCGGCTCGCCCTGCTCGGCGCCCGCGGCTACTTCGGTGTCACCAGTCGGGTACCGCGGCTCGCCCGTCGGTTTGTCGAGGACTTCTACAGCTACCGGGGCGAGGAGGAGGACTGA
- a CDS encoding TcmI family type II polyketide cyclase, with protein sequence MSRLLIVSRIVPGAEGRVAQIFAESDATELPSLTGVRHRSLYCLHDLCIHLMETADVDPDTLADARNHPLYLQVNERLSAHTSPYLPTWRSPRDAIASCFYRWDSAAAAAPHVAG encoded by the coding sequence ATGAGCCGTCTACTGATCGTCAGCAGGATCGTCCCGGGCGCAGAGGGGCGGGTGGCGCAGATCTTCGCCGAGTCCGACGCCACCGAACTGCCCAGCCTCACCGGCGTCCGGCACCGCTCCCTGTACTGCCTGCACGACCTGTGCATCCACCTGATGGAGACCGCTGACGTGGACCCGGACACCCTGGCCGACGCCCGAAACCATCCGCTCTACCTGCAGGTCAACGAACGGCTCTCCGCGCACACCTCCCCCTACCTGCCGACCTGGCGCTCGCCACGCGACGCCATCGCCAGCTGCTTCTACCGCTGGGACTCCGCAGCCGCCGCCGCTCCCCACGTGGCCGGGTGA
- a CDS encoding AfsR/SARP family transcriptional regulator encodes MAAGPSMPTAGDRLDAPIRLHLLGGFRLLHGASPVVVPRGLQRVLALVGLRPGATRSHLAGLLWPDAPEERALSSLRTALWRLRQDPYCPLRTSGDTVRLGPTVQVDVDALVGTAARVRDGDSSDSTATALATGRHDLLPGWYEDWVLAERERLRQLRLHMLEQLADHHLTAGRHGEALEAALEALAAEPLRETPHRLVVRIHLAEGNAFEAVHAFYVYRDLLRRELRLEPSAAMTALLDDTLRPIRQASRDQHGVPRVAQRPASPGRTFM; translated from the coding sequence ATGGCCGCTGGTCCGTCCATGCCGACCGCCGGGGACCGCCTGGACGCCCCGATCCGGCTGCACCTGCTAGGCGGGTTCCGGCTGTTGCACGGTGCTTCCCCGGTGGTCGTACCACGTGGGCTGCAACGCGTCCTCGCGCTGGTCGGGCTGCGTCCCGGTGCCACTCGCAGCCACCTCGCCGGGCTGCTCTGGCCGGACGCCCCGGAGGAGCGTGCCCTTTCCTCCCTTCGCACCGCCCTGTGGCGACTACGACAGGACCCCTACTGTCCGCTGCGCACCAGCGGGGATACCGTCCGGCTCGGACCCACGGTCCAGGTTGACGTTGACGCCCTGGTCGGCACGGCCGCCAGGGTCCGCGACGGGGACAGCTCGGACAGCACCGCGACCGCACTCGCGACCGGCCGGCACGACCTGCTACCCGGCTGGTACGAGGACTGGGTGCTGGCCGAGCGGGAGCGGCTACGCCAGCTGCGGCTGCACATGCTCGAGCAACTGGCCGACCACCACCTGACAGCGGGGCGGCACGGTGAGGCACTCGAGGCGGCGCTGGAAGCGCTGGCCGCGGAACCACTCCGCGAGACACCGCACCGCCTGGTGGTCCGCATTCACCTCGCCGAGGGCAACGCCTTCGAGGCCGTGCACGCGTTCTACGTCTACCGCGACCTGCTGCGCCGGGAGTTGCGGCTGGAACCGTCGGCCGCGATGACCGCCCTGCTCGACGACACGCTTCGTCCGATCCGACAGGCCAGCCGCGACCAACACGGAGTCCCACGGGTGGCCCAGCGTCCCGCGTCACCAGGGCGGACATTCATGTGA
- a CDS encoding TcmI family type II polyketide cyclase, translating into MDRSLIVAKVDPTAEERIAEIFAESDATELPRLAGVRHRSLYRLQDLYLHLLETELSGESAVAEARHHPEFIRVSARLRPYVSPYLPTWREPRDAMARCVYRFDAPEVRP; encoded by the coding sequence ATGGACCGTTCGTTGATCGTCGCGAAGGTCGACCCGACCGCGGAGGAGCGGATCGCCGAGATCTTCGCCGAGTCCGACGCGACCGAGTTGCCTCGCCTGGCCGGGGTCCGGCACCGGTCGCTGTACCGGCTGCAAGACCTGTATCTGCACCTTCTGGAGACGGAACTGTCGGGAGAGAGTGCCGTCGCCGAGGCCCGGCACCATCCGGAGTTCATCCGGGTCAGCGCGCGGCTGCGCCCGTACGTCTCGCCCTACCTGCCGACCTGGCGGGAGCCGCGCGACGCGATGGCCCGGTGCGTCTACCGGTTCGATGCCCCCGAGGTCCGGCCATGA
- a CDS encoding acetyl-CoA carboxylase carboxyltransferase subunit alpha, whose product MNPTAPQGGQLWSRCGGCASLLYRKRLRRNLDVCPECGAHSRLDASARLAQLVDPGSFTALPDRAPEVDPIGFVDVLPYPHRLTAARSGTGLVEAVVCGTATVAGHRCAIAVMDFRFLGGSLGCAVGELITRAAERALADRVPLVVVTASGGARMQEGVLSLMQMATVSQAIAALRESGVPSISVLTDPTYGGVAASFATNTDVVLAESGARMGFAGPRVIRQVTGRELPDGFQTAEFLLRHGQVDLVVPRHALRGRLAMLLAAAAGGRPPVGGGSRSEYSPGDRPSAAARRGEGQDAWETVRLARHPGRPTTLDYLETGFDGFVELHGDRLGADCPAVVGGLADLAGRPVMVVGHQKGHTTAELMARNFGMASPAGHRKALRLVRLAARWGLPVVTLVDTPGADPGVDAEEQGQAAAIAENILTLTTLPTPVVAVITGEGGSGGALALAVADRVLMLEHAVYSVISPEGCAAILWPDRSAAPQAARALRLTSADLCRLGVVDAVVPEPAPAAHHDPPAAVQAVREAVLAHLVPLLDVPTATLVRCRRRRFRRFGASRLGVRAGAR is encoded by the coding sequence ATGAACCCGACCGCGCCGCAGGGCGGGCAGCTCTGGTCGCGCTGCGGCGGGTGCGCCAGCCTGCTGTATCGCAAGCGGCTGCGGCGAAACCTGGATGTGTGCCCGGAGTGCGGCGCACACTCCCGGCTCGACGCGTCGGCTCGGTTGGCGCAGCTCGTTGACCCCGGGTCGTTCACCGCGCTTCCTGACCGGGCCCCAGAGGTGGACCCGATCGGCTTCGTCGATGTGCTTCCCTACCCGCACCGGCTCACCGCCGCGCGCAGCGGCACCGGGCTGGTCGAGGCGGTCGTGTGTGGCACTGCCACAGTGGCCGGGCACCGCTGTGCGATCGCCGTGATGGACTTCCGGTTTCTCGGCGGCAGCCTCGGATGCGCGGTCGGGGAGCTGATCACCCGCGCCGCGGAGCGGGCTCTCGCCGACCGGGTTCCGTTGGTGGTGGTAACCGCCTCCGGCGGGGCGCGGATGCAGGAGGGTGTGCTGTCGCTGATGCAGATGGCCACGGTCAGTCAGGCCATCGCCGCGTTGCGCGAGTCCGGCGTGCCGAGCATCAGCGTGCTCACCGATCCCACGTACGGCGGGGTGGCCGCCTCGTTTGCCACCAACACCGACGTGGTCCTCGCCGAGAGTGGTGCCCGGATGGGCTTCGCCGGTCCCCGGGTGATCCGTCAGGTAACCGGACGGGAACTGCCCGATGGGTTCCAGACCGCCGAGTTCCTGTTGCGGCATGGCCAGGTCGACCTGGTGGTGCCCCGGCACGCTCTGCGTGGTCGTCTCGCGATGCTGCTCGCCGCCGCGGCTGGTGGGCGGCCACCGGTGGGTGGCGGATCCCGGTCGGAGTACTCGCCCGGTGACCGGCCGTCAGCCGCGGCACGCCGTGGTGAGGGCCAGGACGCCTGGGAGACGGTCCGGCTGGCCCGGCACCCGGGTCGTCCCACCACCCTGGACTACCTGGAGACGGGCTTCGACGGATTCGTCGAACTGCACGGTGACCGGCTGGGTGCGGATTGCCCGGCGGTCGTCGGTGGGTTGGCCGACCTGGCCGGTCGGCCAGTCATGGTGGTCGGACACCAGAAGGGCCACACCACCGCCGAACTCATGGCCCGCAATTTCGGCATGGCGAGCCCGGCCGGGCACCGCAAGGCACTGCGGCTGGTTCGGCTGGCCGCGCGATGGGGGCTGCCGGTGGTCACGCTCGTCGACACCCCGGGGGCCGACCCAGGGGTGGACGCGGAGGAGCAGGGCCAGGCCGCGGCGATTGCGGAGAATATTCTGACCCTGACCACGTTGCCCACCCCGGTCGTCGCGGTGATCACCGGGGAGGGTGGTAGCGGCGGTGCGCTGGCGCTCGCGGTCGCCGACCGGGTGCTGATGTTGGAACACGCCGTCTACTCGGTGATCAGCCCCGAGGGCTGTGCGGCGATCCTCTGGCCGGATCGGTCCGCGGCGCCGCAGGCGGCCCGCGCGCTTCGGCTGACCAGCGCAGATCTGTGCCGTCTCGGAGTGGTGGACGCGGTGGTACCCGAGCCGGCACCGGCCGCACACCACGACCCACCTGCGGCCGTGCAGGCGGTGCGGGAGGCGGTGCTGGCACATCTGGTGCCGTTGCTTGATGTGCCCACCGCGACTCTGGTCCGGTGTCGACGGCGGCGGTTTCGCCGGTTCGGCGCCTCCCGCCTCGGTGTCCGGGCAGGTGCCCGATGA
- the accB gene encoding acetyl-CoA carboxylase biotin carboxyl carrier protein, whose product MSAESVPTGASAVNGGPAADAVTRTGSVVEAVTDSGASTEGTLALPSGVPGDAALVGLRRQALELLTDLAGPVRRVRLDSGDAVLEVEWHSPGDAAHPTPPPPAASVVTAPPVAVPAAPPIAVPPVAVPAARHAVRSPIVGTFYRAPEPGAAPFVAIGDRVHPGQVVGIVEAMKLMNEVTADRAGRIAEVLADDGQPVEYDQPLLAVDPA is encoded by the coding sequence ATGAGCGCAGAGTCGGTGCCGACCGGTGCGTCGGCGGTGAACGGCGGCCCCGCGGCGGACGCCGTCACGAGGACCGGTTCCGTAGTGGAGGCGGTGACTGATTCCGGCGCGTCGACCGAGGGCACCCTGGCCTTGCCCTCCGGCGTACCAGGGGACGCTGCGCTGGTTGGGTTGCGCCGGCAGGCCCTGGAACTCCTCACCGACCTGGCCGGACCGGTACGGCGGGTCCGCCTGGACAGCGGCGACGCCGTCCTGGAGGTGGAGTGGCACTCCCCGGGTGACGCCGCCCACCCGACACCACCGCCACCGGCGGCATCGGTCGTCACTGCGCCGCCGGTCGCTGTGCCCGCTGCGCCGCCGATCGCCGTGCCGCCGGTCGCCGTGCCCGCTGCGCGGCACGCGGTGCGGTCGCCGATCGTGGGCACCTTCTACCGGGCGCCGGAGCCCGGCGCGGCACCGTTCGTCGCCATTGGCGATCGCGTCCACCCCGGCCAGGTCGTCGGCATCGTCGAGGCGATGAAGCTGATGAACGAGGTCACCGCGGATCGGGCTGGGCGGATCGCCGAGGTCCTGGCCGACGACGGCCAACCGGTTGAGTACGACCAGCCGCTGCTCGCGGTGGACCCGGCCTGA